In one Mesorhizobium australicum genomic region, the following are encoded:
- a CDS encoding GFA family protein, whose protein sequence is MKIDGSCHCGAIAYEAEIDPAQVRICHCTDCQVLSGTAFRITAPAREQDFRLLRGEPAQYLKTAESGRVRIQAFCRDCGSPLYATSAGEGPRIFGIRAGTIRQRRELTPRCQFWHRSALPWLPDIACAEAFDTQ, encoded by the coding sequence ATGAAGATCGACGGTTCATGCCATTGCGGCGCGATCGCCTATGAGGCCGAGATCGACCCGGCGCAGGTGCGGATCTGCCATTGCACCGACTGCCAGGTGCTCTCCGGCACGGCCTTCCGGATCACGGCGCCGGCCCGCGAGCAGGATTTCCGCCTGCTGCGCGGCGAGCCGGCGCAATATCTCAAGACGGCCGAAAGCGGGCGCGTTCGAATCCAGGCCTTCTGCCGCGACTGCGGCTCGCCGCTCTACGCGACCTCGGCGGGCGAGGGGCCACGCATCTTCGGCATCAGGGCGGGCACGATCCGCCAGCGGCGGGAACTGACGCCGCGATGCCAGTTCTGGCACCGCTCGGCGCTGCCCTGGCTGCCCGACATCGCCTGCGCAGAGGCATTCGACACGCAGTGA
- the sufA gene encoding Fe-S cluster assembly scaffold SufA — MGRFAIMTMTDAAAERVKEIVSSRDNARGVRVGVKKGGCAGMEYTVDLVTEPNAKDDHIERAGADVWVAPEAALYLLGTEMDFEVTTLRTGFTFRNPNQSSACGCGESVELKPADLKALAEARANAA; from the coding sequence ATGGGCCGTTTTGCTATCATGACCATGACCGACGCCGCGGCGGAGCGCGTCAAGGAGATCGTTTCGTCGCGCGACAACGCCAGGGGCGTGCGCGTCGGGGTCAAGAAGGGCGGCTGCGCGGGCATGGAATATACGGTCGACCTCGTGACCGAGCCCAATGCCAAGGACGACCATATCGAGCGCGCCGGCGCCGATGTCTGGGTCGCGCCGGAGGCCGCACTCTATCTGCTCGGCACGGAGATGGACTTCGAGGTGACGACCCTGCGCACCGGCTTCACCTTCCGCAATCCGAACCAGAGCTCGGCCTGCGGCTGCGGCGAATCGGTGGAACTCAAGCCGGCCGACCTCAAGGCGCTCGCCGAAGCCCGCGCCAACGCGGCCTGA
- a CDS encoding FIST N-terminal domain-containing protein — MALSRTHYGCGVVALSTDSPEADLFAHDIGGEAQAMGAAFALIFFSQALIDPDQLAAALRRHAPWLSYAACSTAGEITPEGLEEGQAVAILLPAASFSVDAIMIRDLATAGMSDITVQVEMLKRVRRERDEFARRLDAFALCFIDGMSFAEEAVTSALHWGLDNIPLIGGSAGDDMKFETTTLILNGVVAHDCAIVALVATDLPFHVFKSENFVPTGEKLVVTASDPDRRIVKEFNAAGAADEFAAAIGIDAGSLSPMSFASHPVVVRVGGEYYCRSIQKVNADGSLTFFCAIDDGIVLTIAQPTGMVESTREALRHVGERLGGIDMVLGFDCVLRRLDARNRQVFREMSELYRANNVIGFGTYGEQYRSMHLNQTFTGIAFGHRLAAE; from the coding sequence CTGGCTCTGTCGAGAACACATTACGGCTGCGGAGTCGTCGCGCTGTCGACCGACTCCCCGGAGGCCGATCTGTTCGCGCACGACATCGGCGGCGAGGCGCAGGCCATGGGCGCCGCCTTCGCGCTGATCTTCTTCTCCCAGGCCCTGATCGATCCGGACCAGCTCGCCGCCGCGCTGAGGCGCCACGCGCCGTGGCTGTCCTATGCGGCCTGTTCGACCGCGGGCGAGATCACGCCGGAAGGTCTGGAGGAAGGCCAGGCGGTGGCGATCCTGCTGCCGGCCGCCTCCTTCAGCGTCGACGCGATCATGATCCGCGATCTCGCGACCGCCGGCATGAGCGACATCACCGTCCAGGTCGAGATGCTGAAGCGGGTGCGGCGCGAGCGCGACGAGTTCGCCCGGCGCCTCGACGCCTTCGCGCTCTGCTTCATCGACGGCATGTCGTTCGCCGAGGAGGCGGTCACCTCGGCGTTGCACTGGGGCCTGGACAACATCCCGCTGATCGGCGGCTCGGCCGGCGACGACATGAAGTTCGAAACCACGACGCTGATCCTGAACGGTGTTGTCGCGCATGACTGCGCGATCGTCGCGCTGGTCGCGACGGACCTCCCCTTCCACGTCTTCAAGTCGGAGAACTTCGTGCCGACCGGCGAAAAGCTGGTGGTGACCGCGTCCGACCCCGACAGGCGGATCGTCAAGGAGTTCAACGCAGCGGGCGCGGCCGACGAGTTCGCTGCGGCGATCGGCATCGACGCCGGCTCGCTGTCGCCGATGAGCTTCGCCTCGCACCCGGTCGTGGTGCGCGTCGGCGGCGAATATTACTGCCGCTCGATCCAGAAGGTGAATGCCGACGGATCCCTCACCTTCTTCTGCGCGATCGACGACGGCATCGTGCTGACCATCGCCCAGCCCACCGGCATGGTCGAATCGACGCGCGAGGCGCTGCGGCACGTCGGCGAGCGGCTGGGCGGCATCGACATGGTGCTCGGCTTCGACTGCGTGCTGCGCCGCCTCGACGCCCGCAACCGGCAGGTCTTCCGCGAGATGTCGGAGCTCTACCGCGCCAACAACGTCATCGGCTTCGGCACCTATGGCGAGCAGTACCGCTCGATGCATCTGAACCAGACCTTCACCGGCATCGCCTTCGGACACAGGCTGGCGGCCGAGTGA
- a CDS encoding TfoX/Sxy family protein, with product MASGLGHHERMDHDHLRDLFEGVEPITFRRMFGGLGIYRDGIIFAVVLRDQLMLKGDEEVADDYEAAGMQRWQYVGTRHGKTVAMPYWTAPDSAMDDPDEMTLWARKAIEAARRAAARA from the coding sequence ATGGCAAGCGGACTCGGCCATCATGAGCGGATGGACCACGACCATCTGCGGGATCTCTTCGAAGGCGTCGAGCCGATCACGTTCCGGCGCATGTTCGGCGGGCTGGGCATCTATCGCGACGGCATCATCTTCGCGGTCGTGCTGCGCGACCAACTGATGCTCAAGGGCGACGAGGAGGTGGCGGACGATTACGAGGCGGCGGGAATGCAGCGCTGGCAATATGTCGGCACGCGCCACGGCAAGACGGTGGCGATGCCCTACTGGACCGCCCCGGACAGCGCCATGGACGATCCCGACGAGATGACGCTGTGGGCGCGCAAGGCGATCGAGGCGGCGCGCCGCGCCGCGGCGAGGGCCTAA
- a CDS encoding DEAD/DEAH box helicase, with amino-acid sequence MSSDNQTAQEALTFADLGLSPKVLSAVTDAGYTKPTPIQAGAIPHALQGKDILGIAQTGTGKTAAFVLPMITRLEKGRARARMPRTLILEPTRELAAQVEENFVKYGKNHKLNIALLIGGVSFDEQEKKLERGADVLIATPGRLLDHRERGKLLLTGVEILVIDEADRMLDMGFIPDIERICEMIPFTRQTLFFSATMPPEITKLTEKFLQAPVRVEVAKAATTAATVTQRLVKSGSKAWDKRETLRRIIREEEPEIKNAIIFCNRKVDVAELYRSLTRHEFDAGALHGDMDQRARMAMLAAFREGKLKLLVASDVAARGLDIPDVSHVFNYDIPIHSEDYVHRIGRTGRAGRSGKAFTIVTKADQKYLDAIEKLTGQKLEWHDGDLSTVVASAEDDSPRRSRGGKPERASRSRTGEKRERGRSGKLPSEPARMEKYVPDEAMETAPVAEMPGAAMPGAARAERSEPAPRPREEHKPQPARNDNRPRRDEEHRPRREDRPRRRDDDLDDGTIGFGDDMPAFMKVSAKV; translated from the coding sequence GTGTCATCAGACAACCAGACCGCGCAAGAAGCGCTTACCTTTGCAGACCTCGGTCTTTCGCCAAAGGTCCTTTCCGCCGTCACAGACGCCGGATACACCAAGCCGACGCCGATCCAGGCCGGCGCCATTCCCCACGCCCTCCAGGGCAAGGACATCCTCGGCATTGCCCAGACGGGCACCGGCAAGACCGCCGCCTTCGTGCTGCCGATGATTACCCGGCTTGAAAAGGGCCGCGCCCGCGCCCGCATGCCGCGCACGCTGATCCTCGAGCCGACGCGCGAACTCGCCGCGCAGGTGGAAGAGAACTTCGTCAAATACGGCAAGAACCACAAGCTCAACATCGCGCTTCTCATTGGCGGCGTCTCGTTCGACGAGCAGGAGAAGAAGCTGGAGCGTGGTGCCGACGTGTTGATCGCGACGCCCGGACGGCTGCTCGACCATCGCGAGCGTGGCAAGCTGCTTCTGACCGGCGTGGAAATCCTCGTCATCGACGAGGCCGACCGCATGCTCGACATGGGCTTCATCCCGGACATCGAGCGCATCTGCGAGATGATCCCCTTCACCCGCCAGACGCTGTTCTTCTCGGCCACGATGCCGCCGGAAATCACCAAGCTGACGGAAAAATTCCTGCAGGCGCCGGTGCGCGTCGAGGTCGCGAAGGCCGCCACGACCGCCGCGACCGTGACCCAGCGCCTGGTCAAGTCCGGCAGCAAGGCCTGGGACAAACGGGAGACGCTGCGGCGGATCATCCGCGAGGAAGAGCCGGAGATCAAGAACGCGATCATCTTCTGCAATCGCAAGGTCGACGTCGCCGAACTCTACCGTTCGCTGACGCGCCATGAGTTCGACGCCGGCGCGCTGCATGGCGACATGGACCAGCGGGCCCGGATGGCGATGCTCGCGGCCTTCCGCGAAGGCAAGCTGAAGCTGCTCGTCGCCTCCGACGTCGCCGCGCGCGGGCTCGACATCCCCGACGTCAGCCACGTCTTCAACTACGACATCCCGATCCATTCGGAAGACTATGTCCATCGTATCGGCCGCACAGGCCGCGCCGGTCGCTCGGGAAAGGCGTTCACCATCGTCACCAAGGCCGACCAGAAATATCTCGACGCGATCGAGAAGCTGACCGGCCAGAAGCTCGAATGGCATGACGGCGACTTGTCGACCGTCGTGGCGTCGGCCGAAGACGATTCGCCCCGTCGCTCGCGCGGCGGCAAGCCGGAGCGCGCGAGCCGTTCGCGCACGGGCGAGAAGCGCGAACGCGGCCGCAGCGGCAAGCTGCCGAGCGAGCCGGCGCGGATGGAGAAATACGTTCCGGACGAAGCGATGGAGACGGCCCCCGTCGCCGAGATGCCGGGCGCGGCGATGCCGGGTGCAGCCCGCGCTGAAAGATCCGAACCGGCTCCCAGGCCGCGCGAGGAGCACAAGCCGCAACCGGCCCGCAACGACAACCGCCCTCGCCGGGACGAGGAACACCGCCCCCGCAGGGAGGATCGCCCGCGTCGCCGCGACGACGATCTGGACGACGGCACGATCGGCTTCGGCGACGACATGCCTGCCTTCATGAAGGTGTCGGCGAAGGTCTAA
- a CDS encoding NAD kinase, translating into MSTSQLDSFAFVAADTPGAKESAARLAALYGQADLAEATVVVALGGDGFMLQTLRDTMSSGKRVYGMNRGTVGFLMNEYAEDNLRERVAAAIAETIRPLEMQAVEENGEIRTALAINEVSLFRQSYQAAKLRILVDGREQLEDLICDGVMVATPAGSTAYNLSAHGPILPLDAPLLALTPVSPFRPRRWRGALLPNRSVVRFEVLEIDKRPVNAVADNVEVKSVASVTVREAPDTTATILFDASHSWDDRILAEQFRY; encoded by the coding sequence ATGTCCACATCCCAACTCGACAGCTTCGCCTTCGTTGCCGCCGACACGCCCGGCGCAAAGGAATCGGCCGCGCGGCTGGCGGCACTTTACGGGCAGGCGGACCTCGCCGAGGCGACGGTCGTCGTGGCGCTCGGCGGCGACGGCTTCATGCTGCAGACGCTGCGCGACACGATGAGCTCGGGCAAGCGCGTCTACGGCATGAACCGCGGCACGGTGGGCTTCCTGATGAACGAATATGCCGAGGACAATCTGCGCGAACGCGTCGCCGCCGCGATCGCCGAAACGATCCGTCCGCTGGAGATGCAGGCGGTGGAGGAAAACGGAGAGATTCGCACCGCGCTGGCGATCAACGAGGTCTCGCTCTTCCGCCAGTCCTACCAGGCGGCGAAGCTGCGCATCCTCGTCGACGGACGCGAGCAGCTGGAGGATCTGATCTGCGACGGCGTGATGGTGGCGACGCCCGCCGGTTCCACCGCCTACAACCTGTCGGCGCACGGCCCCATCCTGCCGCTCGACGCCCCCCTGCTCGCGCTCACCCCCGTCAGCCCGTTTAGGCCGCGGCGCTGGCGCGGCGCACTGCTGCCCAACAGGTCGGTGGTCCGCTTCGAGGTTCTCGAGATCGACAAGCGCCCGGTCAACGCGGTGGCGGACAATGTCGAGGTGAAGTCGGTCGCGAGCGTCACCGTGCGCGAGGCGCCCGACACGACGGCGACGATCCTGTTCGACGCCAGCCATTCATGGGACGACCGCATCCTCGCCGAGCAGTTCCGCTACTGA
- a CDS encoding type II toxin-antitoxin system RelE/ParE family toxin — MPVLKQTETFRKWERRLKDGRAKALIAARLLRLVNGLEGDVSPVGGGVSELRIHHGPGYRLYFQRRGSEIVVLLCGGDKSTQDADIRLARRLASEWTESDE; from the coding sequence ATGCCCGTGCTGAAACAGACGGAAACGTTCAGGAAGTGGGAACGTCGCCTGAAAGACGGACGCGCCAAGGCTCTGATCGCGGCGAGACTTTTGCGTCTGGTCAATGGGCTCGAAGGCGACGTCTCTCCGGTAGGCGGCGGGGTCAGCGAGCTGAGAATTCACCACGGCCCAGGCTACAGGCTGTATTTCCAGCGGCGGGGTTCGGAGATCGTCGTGCTGCTTTGCGGCGGCGACAAGAGCACGCAGGACGCAGATATCAGGCTGGCTCGGCGCCTGGCTTCGGAATGGACGGAAAGCGATGAGTGA
- a CDS encoding ArsR/SmtB family transcription factor, producing MIPASGQAADLLRSLSHPQRLLILCALGRDERTVAELREQLAIEQVPMSQQLMRLRADGLVEARRVGTTVFYRITRAEVLTVVEALHAAFCPPD from the coding sequence ATGATCCCGGCTTCCGGGCAGGCGGCGGACCTGCTGAGGAGCCTGTCTCACCCGCAGCGGCTGCTGATTCTATGCGCTCTCGGGCGGGACGAACGCACCGTCGCCGAGCTGCGCGAACAGCTCGCGATCGAGCAGGTGCCGATGTCGCAGCAATTGATGCGCCTGCGCGCCGACGGCCTGGTCGAGGCGCGCCGCGTCGGCACGACGGTGTTCTACAGGATCACCCGCGCGGAAGTGCTGACCGTGGTGGAAGCGCTGCACGCGGCGTTCTGTCCGCCGGACTGA
- a CDS encoding response regulator produces METRPTFATDTTARFLIIDDHPLFREALHSAVSMAYPKVETIEATTVAEALDTLKGGAPFDLALLDLNIPGVQGFDGLLQIRTSHPRLPVVIVSGHEDSRIISQALSYGAAGFIPKSSRKADLASAIRDVMEGAVYVPQSYQPQPGAARDEDRSDLIRRLATLTPQQMRVLNMLRQGLLNKQIAYELQVGETTVKAHVSEILRKLHVYSRTQAVIEVSRLDQAELFRDADTGT; encoded by the coding sequence ATGGAAACCCGTCCGACATTCGCGACCGACACGACGGCGCGCTTCCTGATCATCGACGACCATCCCTTGTTCCGCGAGGCGCTGCACAGCGCGGTCAGCATGGCCTATCCCAAGGTGGAGACGATCGAGGCGACGACGGTGGCCGAGGCGCTCGATACGCTGAAGGGCGGCGCGCCGTTCGACCTGGCGCTGCTCGACCTCAACATACCGGGCGTGCAGGGGTTCGACGGGCTGCTGCAGATCAGGACCAGCCATCCGCGCCTGCCGGTCGTCATCGTCTCCGGCCACGAGGACAGCCGCATCATCTCGCAGGCGCTGTCCTACGGCGCGGCGGGCTTCATCCCCAAATCCAGCCGCAAGGCGGACCTCGCCTCGGCGATCCGCGACGTGATGGAGGGCGCGGTCTATGTGCCGCAGTCCTACCAGCCGCAGCCGGGCGCGGCGCGCGACGAGGACCGGTCTGACCTGATCCGCAGGTTGGCGACGCTGACGCCGCAGCAGATGCGGGTGCTCAACATGCTGCGGCAGGGCCTGCTCAACAAGCAGATCGCCTATGAGCTGCAGGTCGGCGAGACGACGGTCAAGGCGCATGTCTCGGAGATCCTGCGCAAGCTGCACGTCTACAGCCGCACGCAGGCGGTGATCGAAGTGTCGCGCCTCGACCAGGCTGAGCTGTTCCGCGACGCGGACACCGGGACCTGA
- a CDS encoding ATP-binding response regulator, with translation MSISGIDDVERLRRINQALISRVERSMDQQGNAFSLFQTAINLEGRVRQHTEELRGALRRLEQSNIDLVAAKENAERANFSKTRFLAAASHDVLQPLNAAHLSVSALSELQTTIEGKQLVAQVERALETMDDLLRTLLDISKLDAGVVRAEIGDVALQPLFQSLESDFSPVAAQRGLDLRFLPTDAVIRTDRSMFRRILQNVISNALRYTEQGGVLVGARRRGNRVLVNVVDTGTGIPPDQYEAVYEEFHRGANALEGDRAGMGAGLGLGLSIVRRLVNALSHEISFTSRLGRGTVFRVLATASTMPYHNGRADAPPAPPRGYGLYGTRVLVVENDQSVREAMAALLSRWSCQVKVASNRNGALGCLDDGWRPDLIIADQHLDHGDLGSQTIRHLRIKAARSIPALLVTADPSGMLASEARRSGIELMHKPVKPAELRALMAHLLA, from the coding sequence ATGAGCATTTCCGGAATTGACGATGTCGAACGGCTCAGGCGCATCAACCAGGCGCTGATCAGCCGCGTCGAGCGCTCGATGGACCAGCAGGGCAACGCGTTCTCGCTGTTCCAGACCGCGATCAACCTCGAAGGCCGCGTGCGCCAGCACACGGAGGAACTGCGCGGCGCGCTGCGGCGGCTGGAGCAGTCCAACATCGACCTCGTCGCGGCCAAGGAGAACGCCGAGCGCGCCAACTTCTCCAAGACGCGCTTCCTCGCCGCCGCTAGCCACGACGTGCTCCAGCCACTCAACGCCGCCCACCTGTCGGTCTCCGCGCTGTCGGAGCTGCAGACCACCATTGAGGGCAAGCAGCTGGTGGCGCAGGTCGAGCGGGCGCTGGAGACGATGGACGACCTGCTGCGCACCCTGCTCGACATATCGAAGCTCGACGCGGGCGTGGTACGGGCCGAGATCGGCGACGTGGCCTTGCAGCCGCTGTTCCAGTCGCTCGAATCGGACTTCAGTCCCGTCGCGGCCCAGCGCGGGCTCGACCTGCGCTTCCTCCCGACCGACGCCGTCATCCGTACCGACCGGTCGATGTTCCGGCGCATCCTCCAGAACGTCATCTCCAACGCGCTGCGCTACACCGAGCAAGGCGGCGTGCTCGTCGGTGCGCGTCGGCGCGGCAACCGGGTGCTGGTCAACGTGGTCGACACCGGCACCGGCATTCCGCCCGACCAGTACGAGGCCGTCTACGAGGAGTTCCACCGCGGGGCGAACGCGCTCGAGGGCGACCGCGCCGGCATGGGCGCCGGCCTGGGCCTCGGCCTGTCGATCGTGCGCCGGCTGGTGAACGCGCTTTCGCACGAGATCTCGTTCACCTCGCGGCTCGGCAGGGGAACCGTCTTCCGCGTCCTCGCGACGGCCTCAACGATGCCGTACCACAACGGCCGCGCGGACGCCCCGCCCGCCCCTCCCCGCGGCTACGGGCTCTATGGCACAAGGGTCCTGGTGGTCGAGAACGACCAGTCGGTGCGCGAGGCGATGGCCGCGCTGCTGTCGCGCTGGAGCTGCCAGGTGAAGGTGGCGTCGAACCGCAACGGCGCGCTCGGCTGCCTCGACGACGGGTGGCGGCCCGACCTCATCATCGCCGACCAGCATCTCGACCATGGCGACCTCGGCTCGCAGACCATCCGTCACCTGCGGATCAAGGCAGCGCGCTCGATCCCCGCGCTACTCGTCACCGCCGACCCGTCGGGCATGCTGGCCTCGGAAGCCCGCCGTTCCGGCATCGAGCTGATGCACAAGCCGGTGAAGCCGGCGGAGCTGCGCGCGCTGATGGCGCACCTTCTGGCGTAG
- a CDS encoding NAD(P)/FAD-dependent oxidoreductase: MSHIVVFGAGLGGTIMAYEMREKLRPGDSLSVINLGATYSFVPSNPWVAVGWRDREDISVDLTKVFARRGIALRPEGARKVHPKENRVELNDGSFVDYDYLIIATGPELAFDEVPGLGPAGYTQSVCHIDHALAAKPKFDQLLKKPGPIVVGAVQGASCYGPAYEFAFILDTALRRAKMRDQVPMTFVTPEPYVGHLGLDGVGDTKSLLESAMRERHIKWITNAKVASVDEGLMHVEEVNEDGSLKARHDLPFAYSMMLPAFRGVSAVAGIEGLVNPRGFVTIDKHQRNTAYPNVFSIGVCVAIPPVGKTPLPVGVPKTGFMIESMVTATAENIASLLRGEEPKAVATWNAVCLADFGDEGIAFVAQPQIPPRNVNWSSQGKWVHAAKVGFEKYFLHKVRQGKSETFYEGLALDMLGIKKLKAIHIEPAE; this comes from the coding sequence ATGTCACATATCGTCGTTTTCGGCGCCGGGCTGGGCGGAACCATAATGGCTTATGAGATGCGGGAGAAGCTGCGTCCCGGCGACAGCCTCTCGGTGATCAATCTCGGCGCGACCTATTCGTTTGTTCCGTCAAATCCCTGGGTCGCGGTCGGATGGCGCGACCGGGAGGACATTTCGGTCGATCTTACGAAGGTGTTTGCCCGACGCGGCATCGCGCTTCGCCCCGAAGGCGCCCGCAAGGTCCATCCGAAAGAGAATCGCGTCGAGCTGAATGACGGATCGTTCGTCGACTACGATTACCTGATCATCGCCACCGGGCCGGAGCTCGCCTTCGACGAAGTGCCGGGCCTCGGTCCGGCCGGATACACCCAGTCGGTCTGCCATATAGATCATGCGCTGGCCGCGAAGCCGAAATTCGACCAGCTGCTGAAGAAGCCCGGGCCCATCGTCGTCGGTGCGGTCCAGGGCGCGTCCTGCTACGGCCCGGCCTACGAATTCGCCTTTATCCTCGACACCGCCCTGCGCCGGGCGAAGATGCGCGACCAGGTGCCGATGACCTTCGTCACGCCCGAGCCCTATGTCGGCCATCTCGGGCTGGACGGGGTCGGCGACACCAAGTCGCTGCTCGAAAGCGCCATGCGCGAGCGGCACATCAAGTGGATCACCAACGCCAAGGTGGCATCTGTCGACGAAGGGCTGATGCATGTCGAGGAGGTGAACGAGGACGGCTCCCTGAAGGCCAGGCACGATCTGCCCTTCGCCTATTCGATGATGCTGCCCGCCTTCCGCGGCGTCTCCGCGGTCGCGGGCATCGAGGGGCTCGTCAATCCGCGCGGCTTCGTCACGATCGACAAGCACCAGCGCAATACGGCTTATCCGAATGTCTTCTCGATCGGCGTCTGTGTCGCCATCCCGCCGGTCGGAAAAACGCCGCTGCCGGTGGGCGTGCCGAAGACCGGTTTCATGATCGAATCGATGGTCACGGCGACGGCCGAGAACATCGCCTCGCTGCTGCGCGGCGAGGAGCCGAAGGCGGTCGCGACCTGGAATGCGGTGTGCCTGGCTGATTTCGGCGACGAGGGCATCGCCTTTGTCGCGCAGCCGCAGATCCCGCCACGGAACGTCAACTGGTCTTCGCAAGGCAAGTGGGTCCACGCGGCCAAGGTTGGGTTCGAGAAGTATTTCCTGCACAAGGTGAGGCAGGGCAAGAGCGAGACGTTCTACGAGGGCCTTGCGCTCGACATGCTCGGCATCAAGAAGCTCAAGGCGATCCATATCGAGCCGGCGGAGTAA
- a CDS encoding DUF2171 domain-containing protein, which translates to MADISSIREHAEVIGADGVHVGTVDHVEGNRIKLTKADSGMGSHKGHHHYVPLALVADIEDGKVRLSANADVAVTFEEEAGGGSAT; encoded by the coding sequence ATGGCAGACATCAGCAGCATCAGGGAACATGCCGAGGTCATCGGCGCAGACGGGGTACATGTCGGCACGGTCGACCATGTCGAGGGAAACCGCATCAAGCTGACGAAAGCCGACAGCGGCATGGGCTCTCACAAGGGCCATCATCACTATGTCCCGCTGGCGCTCGTCGCCGACATCGAGGATGGCAAGGTGCGGCTGTCGGCCAATGCCGACGTCGCGGTCACCTTCGAAGAGGAGGCAGGCGGCGGCTCTGCCACCTGA
- a CDS encoding GFA family protein produces the protein MPMTLKGSCRCGAVSFEVDSHTPVPYQRCYCSICRKQQGGGGYAINLGALSKTLKIRGTRRLGLYRAEIEDDEHPHCEVSTGERRFCRSCGSALWLYDPTWPDLVHPFASAIDSELPAPTSSVHLMLKYKASWVEPDIRKGDVSFELYPEESIADWHRRNGEWID, from the coding sequence ATGCCGATGACATTGAAAGGCTCGTGCAGATGCGGGGCCGTCTCGTTCGAGGTCGACAGCCACACGCCGGTTCCCTACCAGCGCTGCTATTGCTCGATCTGTCGCAAGCAGCAGGGCGGCGGAGGCTATGCGATCAATCTCGGCGCGCTGTCGAAGACGCTGAAGATAAGGGGCACACGCCGTCTCGGCCTCTACAGGGCCGAGATCGAGGACGACGAGCATCCGCATTGCGAGGTCTCGACGGGAGAGCGTCGGTTCTGCCGCTCTTGCGGTTCCGCGCTCTGGCTTTACGACCCGACCTGGCCGGACCTGGTGCACCCCTTTGCCTCGGCCATCGACAGCGAACTGCCGGCGCCGACATCGAGCGTGCACCTGATGCTCAAATACAAAGCCAGCTGGGTCGAGCCGGACATCCGCAAGGGCGACGTGAGCTTCGAACTCTATCCGGAGGAATCGATCGCCGACTGGCACCGGCGGAACGGAGAATGGATCGATTGA